AAACTATGTTTATTAAATAAAATATCCACAACATAATGTTATTAACAGGCTGTGAATATCTTTGTGGATAACATCGCGTTGTTATTGTTTGTGGATTGTGTTAATTAACTCTTGAAGTTTTATATATAACAGCGTATTATAGCTGTGTATATTTTTTCTTTTACTGTTAACAAGGTAATAATTAATATCAACAGTTCACATTAATTCAATGTTATCTAAATAATTTATGTGGATATTTTTTTGGTTTTATTTATCCACACACAAATAATCCACACCGTTTTTAGTTTAGGAGGTCTATTAATGAAAAATAGTTTAGAGGGTATTTGGACAAAAGTTTTAAAAGAACTAGAATCTAAGGTTAGTAAGCCTAGTTATGAAACATGGTTGCAAGGAACAACAGCCATAACTATGTATGATTCCACTTTGGTGATAGGTGTTCCAAATGATTTTACAAAAGAGTGGCTTGAAAATCGATATGCAACTTTAATTTCTGAAATTTTACAAAGCTTAACTGGAAAACAGTTAGAAGTAAGCTTTGTAGTCCCGCAAGCTGATGCTCTCGATAATGATAAAACATCAAAACCAACAGAAAAAAATAAAGTTACCCATGAAAATATTACTACCCAACTTAACCCCAAATATACTTTTAATACTTTTGTTATAGGTAACAGTAATAGATTTGCTCATGCTGCTTCTTTAGCTGTTGCAGAGGCTCCAGCTAAAGCATATAATCCTCTTTTCATTTATGGTGGTGTAGGATTAGGTAAAACCCATCTTATGAATGCAATCGGTCATTATGTTACTAATCACAGCGAACAAGACAAAGTAGTATATATATCATCAGAAAAATTTACAAATGAATTTATAAATGCAATTAGGGATAATAAAACAGTAGAATTTAGAAATAAATATAGAACAGTCGATGTTCTATTAATTGATGATATTCAATTTTTGGCTGGTAAAGAACAAACTCAAGAAGAATTTTTCCATACTTTTAATACCTTACATGAAAATAATAAGCAAATTATAATTTCAAGTGATAGACCTCCAAAAGAAATCCCTACTCTAGAAGATCGTCTTCGCTCTAGATTTGAATGGGGACTTATTACCGATATTCAAAAACCTGATCTTGAAACAAGGGAAGCAATTCTAAGAAAAAAAGCTGAACTTGAAAAACTAGACATTCCAAATTCCGTCTTTATGTTTATAGCAAATAAAATTGCAACTAATATTCGAGAATTAGAAGGTGCATTAACAAGAGTTATGGCTTTTAGCTCCATGACTGGACAAGAAATTACTGTTGAACTAGCTAACCAAGCTTTAAAAGATATAATACCCAACAGTAACAACGAGATTATCGATATAGAAAAAATACAAAAGAGTATTGCAAGTCATTATCAATTAAAAGTTGAAGACCTTAAAGCCAAAAAAAGAACTCGTTCAGTATCTTATCCCCGTCAAATAGCTATGTATCTGTCAAGGGAACTTACTGATTTTTCATTACCTAAAATAGGAGAAGAATTTGGTGGCAGAGACCACACAACAGTTCTTCATGCTCATGAAAAAATAAAAAAAGATATAAAAAGTAATAAAAGTTTTGAATTAGAAATAAATAATTTAATAAAGTCTATTAAAGAAGGCAACTTAAATTAACTGTTAACATTCTTTTATAATATTTTAAACTATCCACAGACATATGCTCATAATCAAATAGCTGTTATATAAAGACTTATCCCACTTATCAACTTATCCACAGCTATTACTATTAATATTATTATTTATACAACTAAAAAATTAATTATTTACATCCAAAAAGGAGGATTATGATGGAATTTTATTGTTCCCAAGAAGACCTATTAACTGCGATATCTGTTACTCAACGAGGTATCTCTTCAAAAACTACTATTCCTATACTTTCAGGCATAATGTTGAAATTAACTAATGAGAACTTATTTTTAAAAAGTACAGATTTAGAAATAACTATTGAGTATAAAATCCCAGTAAATTCAATAACAGAAGGTGAAGTGATTTTACCAGCAAAAATTTTAACAGATATTGTTAGGAAAATGCCCAAAGAGGATATACATTTTTGTATGACTGAAGATAAAAATGTTAAAATAAAATCTTCTAAAATTGAAATAGACTTAACAGGTGAAAATACTGAAGAGTTTCCTAGTTTTCCAAAGCTCCCAGATAGCAATATACTGGAATTACCTGAGCTTAGATTGAAAAACATGTTAAAACAAACTGCTTTCGCCGTTTCTTCTGAAGAAAGCAGACCAGTTCTTACTGGCGTACTTTTTGAAATAAAAGGTTCTAGTCTCAACTTAATAGCTACAGATGGACATCGATTAGCTTATAAAGTAGCAGTATTAGAAAAAGAACCTTCTGAACCATTGAAAGTTGTGATCCCCAAAAAAGCAATAACTGAACTACAAAGAATTCTGATTGATGATGAGGAAAAGTATATAAATATATATGTTAAAGATTCAATAGTATTCTTTGTTTTTGATAATGTAATATTTAGCTCTAGAATAATTGAAGGAAAGTTTCCTCCTTACCAACAAATAATTCCTAATGATAATAATACAAAGATTAAAGTTAATACTAAGGATTTACAAACATCTATAGAAAGAGCAGAACTATTATCAAGAGAAGGAACGAGGAGTTTAGTTAAGTTTAAAGTTTCTGATATACTTTACTTAACTTCAAATACTCCTAACTTAGGAAGTTTATCTGAACAATTACCCGTTGATAAAGAGGGAGAAGATTTAGAAATAGCTTTTAATGCAAAACTTATAACAGATTGCTTAAAAAATATTGATGTCCCAGAAGTGTATTTAGAATTTAGTGGTTCATTTAGTCCGTGTCTAATTAAACCGGTTATAGGAGAAGATTACCTTCATCTTATTTTACCCATAAGGACAGCATAGGAGTGGTTTATAATGGAAAATGTTAAAATTACTGGCGATTTTATCAAATTAGATCAACTTTTAAAGTTTGTTAACTTAGTTGGTTCGGGTGGAGAAGCTAAGTTGCTTATAAATGAAGGAAGAGTAAAGGTTAATGGTGTTGTTGAAACTAAAAGGGGTACAAAGGTAAAAAAAGGCGATAAAATTTCCATTGATGAAGAAATCAGCTACTCTATTGTTTAGGGGAGCTGATTCTCATGTATATTAATAATTTAAGGCTAGAAAATTTTAGAAATTTTAAAAATAGAACAGTTCTTAATCTAGAAGACAATATTAACGTGTTTGTAGGAGACAACGCTCAAGGAAAAACAAATCTATTAGAAGCAATCCATTTTTTGGCTCTAGGAAAATCAATTACAAACCAAAAAAAAGAAGAACTGATTCATTGGGATAAAGATTATTTTTATTTAAACTGTTCATATTACGATCAAAAAAACAACAATATAGAAGTTGGTTATAATCGTGATAACAGAAAAATGATAAAGATAAACAATATTGAACAAAAAAAATATTCTAGTTTATTAGGTAGTATAAATGTTGTGATATTTTCACCAGAAGATCTTATGTTAATTAAAGGCAGTCCTTCTGTACGAAGAAACTTTTTAGATCAAGAAATTTCTCAATTAAGTCCTTATTACAATAATTTACTTTTAAACTATAGAAAAGTATTGTTTAACAGAAATAAATTACTTAAAGATAATAATCAGAAGCTTTTAGACACTATAGATATTTTTGATAAACAATTGGCTATGCTTTCTGAAGAAATTTTAATAAAAAGATTAGAAATACTAAATAAACTGAAAATTTTAGCAAAACTCACCCACAGAAAGCTTACTGATAATACAGAAAATCTTGAAATTAAGTACCATTCTTTTGTTGAGGATTTAGAACAGAAAATACCAGATTTAAAAGATTATATTTATAAAATTTTGCAAAAATACAGGCAAAAAGATATTTATACTAGACAAACAAATGTCGGTCTGCATAGAGATGATATAGGTTTTTATGTAAACGGAAAAGATACAAAAAAATACTGTTCCCAAGGTCAACAAAGAACTACAGTATTAGCTTTGAAATTAGCAGAAGTTGAAATGTTTATGTCTCAAAGAGGAACATATCCTATTTTACTTTTAGATGATGTTTTTTCTGAGCTGGATTACAAACGAAGAAACTTTTTGTTAAAAGCAATAAAAGGAAGAGTTCAAACTTTTGTAACAACAACGGAAAAAGAACAGGAACTTCTAAAGTCTTTTAAAGTTTTTAGCATAAAAAATGGAAAGATATATTAAGGGGGAATTACAGTGTTTTTACACTTAGGTGGTAGTACTGTTATATCATTAAAAGGTGTAATAGGAATCTTTGACTATTCTTTAACCAAGACAAATCATGTAAACAACTATTTTAACAATGGCAAAAAAATAATAAAAATATGTGAAGATGATGAGTTTAAATCCTTTATTATAACAAATAAAGAAATATATTTATCCCCTATAGCAGCAAATACGTTAAAAAAGAGAATTAATTCTCAAAACTTCACAGAAAAAGTAAATATTTTACAAGAACACCCCACTTTTAAATAAGTGGGTTTGCTATATTTTCTAGGAAAGGACAAGTTATAAACAAAGTATACTTTGCACTAAATGATTTTATAAAGTATAATTGGAGTGTTGTAGAATTTAGCTACGATGTTGGAGGAATGAAAATGGTAGAAAATAAAGATATACAGAACAATTCATATGAAGCAGAACAAATACAGGTATTGGAAGGTTTAGATCCAGTTAGGAAAAGACCAGGTATGTATATAGGCTCTACAGGCGTTAAAGGCTTACATCATCTTGTTTATGAAGTAGTTGACAATAGTATAGATGAAATATTGGCAGGTTGTGACAAAATAACTATTACCTTAAATGAAGATGGAAGTGTGACCGTTACTGATAATGGTAGAGGAATTCCAGTTGATATTCACCCTAAAATGGGTAAACCAGCTGTTGAAATAGTACATACTGTATTACATGCAGGTGGAAAGTTTGGTGGAGGCGGTTATAAGATTTCAGGAGGATTACATGGAGTCGGTGTTTCTGTTGTAAATGCACTTTCTACTTGGTTAGAAGTTGAAGTAAGCAAACACGGGAAAATTTATAAACAAAGATATGAAAGAGGAACCCCTGTAACTGAGTTGGAGATTATAGGTGAAAGTACAAGTACAGGAACTAAGTCCACTTTTTATCCAGACCCTAAAATATTTGAAACAATAGAATTCTCATTTGATACTTTAAATACCAGATTAAGAGAATTAGCCTTTTTAAATAAGGGTGTAACAATAGAGTTAGAAGATAAAAACAATGATAAAAAAGAAAGTTACACCTTTGAAGGTGGTTTGATTGAGTATATAGAGTATTTAAACAGAAGCAAAGATGGTATTCATAAGCCACCAATATATATAGAAGATCAAAAAGATGATGTTACCGTTGAAATATCAATTCAGTACCATACAGGGTATAACGAGAATATATTTTCTTTTGCAAATAATATAAATACCCATGAAGGCGGAAGTCATGAAATGGGTTTTAAAATAGCTTTAACAAGAGCAGTAAATGATTATGGTAGAAAGAAAAATATAATAAAAGAAAAAGATAAAAATTTGTCAGGTGAGGATATAAGAGAGGGTTTGACTGCAGTTGTTAGTGTTAAGCTACCAGAACCGCAATTTGAAGGTCAAACTAAAACTAAGCTTGGAAACCCTGAGATTAGGGGCATAGTAGAGAACATATTTTCCGAAAAATTTGCTACATTCTTAGAAGAAAATCCAAATATTGGGAAAAAAATAGTAGAAAAAGGTCTTTCTGCTGCTCGGGCACGAGAAGCTGCAAAAAAGGCTCGTGAATTAACTAGAAGGAAAAGTGCTTTAGAATCTACTGCTCTTCCTGGAAAACTAGCCGACTGCTCTGAAAAGGACCCTAGCTTAAGTGAGATTTATATTGTTGAGGGTGACTCTGCGGGGGGCTCTGCAAAACAAGGGAGAGATAGAAAGTTCCAAGCTATTCTTCCTTTAAGAGGTAAGATAATAAACGTAGAAAAAACTAGAATGGATAAAATTTTTGCAAATGAAGAAATACGTTCTCTTATCACTGCTATAGGCAGTAGTATTGGGGAAGAATTTGATATTGAAAAAGCCAGGTATCACAAAATAATTATCATGACGGATGCTGATGTGGATGGCGCTCATATAAGAAC
This genomic interval from Proteinivorax tanatarense contains the following:
- the dnaA gene encoding chromosomal replication initiator protein DnaA, whose translation is MKNSLEGIWTKVLKELESKVSKPSYETWLQGTTAITMYDSTLVIGVPNDFTKEWLENRYATLISEILQSLTGKQLEVSFVVPQADALDNDKTSKPTEKNKVTHENITTQLNPKYTFNTFVIGNSNRFAHAASLAVAEAPAKAYNPLFIYGGVGLGKTHLMNAIGHYVTNHSEQDKVVYISSEKFTNEFINAIRDNKTVEFRNKYRTVDVLLIDDIQFLAGKEQTQEEFFHTFNTLHENNKQIIISSDRPPKEIPTLEDRLRSRFEWGLITDIQKPDLETREAILRKKAELEKLDIPNSVFMFIANKIATNIRELEGALTRVMAFSSMTGQEITVELANQALKDIIPNSNNEIIDIEKIQKSIASHYQLKVEDLKAKKRTRSVSYPRQIAMYLSRELTDFSLPKIGEEFGGRDHTTVLHAHEKIKKDIKSNKSFELEINNLIKSIKEGNLN
- the dnaN gene encoding DNA polymerase III subunit beta → MEFYCSQEDLLTAISVTQRGISSKTTIPILSGIMLKLTNENLFLKSTDLEITIEYKIPVNSITEGEVILPAKILTDIVRKMPKEDIHFCMTEDKNVKIKSSKIEIDLTGENTEEFPSFPKLPDSNILELPELRLKNMLKQTAFAVSSEESRPVLTGVLFEIKGSSLNLIATDGHRLAYKVAVLEKEPSEPLKVVIPKKAITELQRILIDDEEKYINIYVKDSIVFFVFDNVIFSSRIIEGKFPPYQQIIPNDNNTKIKVNTKDLQTSIERAELLSREGTRSLVKFKVSDILYLTSNTPNLGSLSEQLPVDKEGEDLEIAFNAKLITDCLKNIDVPEVYLEFSGSFSPCLIKPVIGEDYLHLILPIRTA
- a CDS encoding RNA-binding S4 domain-containing protein, translating into MENVKITGDFIKLDQLLKFVNLVGSGGEAKLLINEGRVKVNGVVETKRGTKVKKGDKISIDEEISYSIV
- the recF gene encoding DNA replication/repair protein RecF (All proteins in this family for which functions are known are DNA-binding proteins that assist the filamentation of RecA onto DNA for the initiation of recombination or recombinational repair.); protein product: MYINNLRLENFRNFKNRTVLNLEDNINVFVGDNAQGKTNLLEAIHFLALGKSITNQKKEELIHWDKDYFYLNCSYYDQKNNNIEVGYNRDNRKMIKINNIEQKKYSSLLGSINVVIFSPEDLMLIKGSPSVRRNFLDQEISQLSPYYNNLLLNYRKVLFNRNKLLKDNNQKLLDTIDIFDKQLAMLSEEILIKRLEILNKLKILAKLTHRKLTDNTENLEIKYHSFVEDLEQKIPDLKDYIYKILQKYRQKDIYTRQTNVGLHRDDIGFYVNGKDTKKYCSQGQQRTTVLALKLAEVEMFMSQRGTYPILLLDDVFSELDYKRRNFLLKAIKGRVQTFVTTTEKEQELLKSFKVFSIKNGKIY
- the remB gene encoding extracellular matrix regulator RemB, which produces MFLHLGGSTVISLKGVIGIFDYSLTKTNHVNNYFNNGKKIIKICEDDEFKSFIITNKEIYLSPIAANTLKKRINSQNFTEKVNILQEHPTFK
- the gyrB gene encoding DNA topoisomerase (ATP-hydrolyzing) subunit B; the encoded protein is MVENKDIQNNSYEAEQIQVLEGLDPVRKRPGMYIGSTGVKGLHHLVYEVVDNSIDEILAGCDKITITLNEDGSVTVTDNGRGIPVDIHPKMGKPAVEIVHTVLHAGGKFGGGGYKISGGLHGVGVSVVNALSTWLEVEVSKHGKIYKQRYERGTPVTELEIIGESTSTGTKSTFYPDPKIFETIEFSFDTLNTRLRELAFLNKGVTIELEDKNNDKKESYTFEGGLIEYIEYLNRSKDGIHKPPIYIEDQKDDVTVEISIQYHTGYNENIFSFANNINTHEGGSHEMGFKIALTRAVNDYGRKKNIIKEKDKNLSGEDIREGLTAVVSVKLPEPQFEGQTKTKLGNPEIRGIVENIFSEKFATFLEENPNIGKKIVEKGLSAARAREAAKKARELTRRKSALESTALPGKLADCSEKDPSLSEIYIVEGDSAGGSAKQGRDRKFQAILPLRGKIINVEKTRMDKIFANEEIRSLITAIGSSIGEEFDIEKARYHKIIIMTDADVDGAHIRTLLLTFLYRYMKPLVEKGYIYIAQPPLYKVKQGKNETYIYTEREMEKYMQEIKGQKYSIQRYKGLGEMNPNQLWETTMDPETRTVLQVDLTDAVKADELFTVLMGDKVEPRREFIQNHAKSVKNLDV